In Rhopalosiphum padi isolate XX-2018 chromosome 3, ASM2088224v1, whole genome shotgun sequence, the genomic stretch AAAATTTACGAAGAGTTTTATTTCCAAGTCGCTGAGGGCAAAAGAAGTTAGGTCAAAAACAAAGAAGAAACTAAACTTTAAACCATCAACTAAAATGTATGCTTTCCAAAAATTATActcgaattattattttttttattgtaaaactaatctttattttattctagAACTCGGGGTAAAAATTTCAGTGGAGCTGATAAATATTATGGGGACCTAGATGAATTAGGTTGTGCCGAACTGGATATTTCACCAGAAGAACTGGAGGCCAAACGTTCAACTgttttaaatagcttaaaactTAGTTCCAAAGAAATATATGAACTAGAAAGAAACACAATAGACCAGGTttggaatataaattatactaaataaaaataatactttagaactcgaatttataataaattgtgtcaATGTAATCCACAGAGTAAATGTGATACTTGGCATACTGCAAGAAAACATCGGCTGACTGCCTCTAACTTCGGTAGAGTATGTAAGCTCAGAAAAAGTACTCCTCGTACCAATACTGTCAAGTACATATTGTACGCAGAAGATTTCACATCAAGGACTCCAGCAATAACGTAAGATTAATTACAGTGTATCCCCACTAGCCACTATCACATCCCAAAACTgggatttaagtatttttagttcaaaaataaaataatttttgttgatttaaaaaaaaagttttattcattatttattttttgtatttttattagtacaGGTGGGTTAGTTAATTGTTATtccattttgttttgtttgcaAATAGATACGGAATACAATATGAACCAGTGGCTAAGGAAGCATTTGAaactttattcaatttaaaagtattattagcCGGTTTATTTGTAGACgagcaatacaattttttagctGCTTCTCCCGACGGATTGGTGGGAGAAAATGAAATTGTCGAAATAAAATGCCCACATAACAGTAAAGATATGACACCTCACCAAGGAGTTgtagctaaaaaaattaaatttttaaatatttgtaataatggtGATCTGCAGTTgaacaaaaatcataattattactacCAGGTTCAAGGTCAATTAAGAGTAGCCAATAAATTATCCTGCTATTTTATAGTGTGGACTCCAAAAGGTAATGAAATAACGAAAAACAATATACGATACAATATAATTCGTATTATaagcaaatgttttttttttacacaaactaaataaattagtagATACAAGTAATACAGAACAAGCTACAGATATAAcgacgtatatttttttttgttttcagatATGTTTGTAGAAATAATAATGCGTGATGAGTGATGACGACTTCTGGAGGGATAAAATGGAAACACAGTtggttgaattttataatagtcaTTTATTACAAGAAATTGTAGatcctaaaattttaaaataaatgacaattttttaacaattattattattgtaattaaacatgtattattatcatggcAGTATAGTACTGTGAATActacttattattgtatgttttatttacgtattattcatataaatgtatacagtaaTAAGACCgctattatatttgtaactatAGTACGCGAGGCGAAAAGTGAGCCGCGATCGTCGCGCGCCAAGCGGTCATTTTTTCTGGTTTCAGGGGTTCTACGTTTGTGTGCAATGGAAACAGCTGCCGCGCATTTTAAAAACGGCAGgtggtaatttattgtataattcattgtattttGGAGACCAATTTATTTTCCTTTAGCAGTAGGCGCCAGTAGCTGCTGTTGCATAccacaatattttgttaacgtTTGGTTAGTCATTCGACATTCGAGATACGAGTTTACACGTGTTTTTATTCGCTTATTATCTACGTTTGTAATCATATTTCCCGCGTTCTTACGTGGTTGGTTTTTAAAGTGCGCGCTTTTAAAGTTTgaatgtttgtaatattttaattatttctttaataattactcgtatacaaaaatagttttaaaatggcaTATCAAGACACACATTCTCAAACGAAGAaagttatttttcatgtttataattatttcaaaacattgGCTGGTGACAAAGGTAAGCcagaaattagtaatttttttcgtcAAACTCGTGAAATGACTGCTGAAGCGTGTGGCGTAAGTCTTGCTTGTGTTAAACGAGTTTGTGCTGAAGGGAAAAAATTATCTGTGGGTGAAAATCAACTAGCTGCCGAACCTTCTTCATTTAAGTCTCCAAGGAAAACTTATAAACGTGCCAAACCTATGACCAACTTGGACGATTTTGACAATGAAGTTGTCAGAAGAACAGTTCATAGTTTTTATGATAATGGTCAGTATCCAACTAGTGCAAAAATATTGGGAGCGTtgcatgaaaaaattaattattcgggTTCACAATGGTCCGTGCGACATATTTTGCGtagtttgaatttcaaatacaaaaaatgtaatgatgggCGTAAATTTCTAATGGAAAGAAATGATATTGTTTGTTCTCGGGTTAAGTTTTTGAGAAAAATGAACGAGTTTAGACGTAATAACGATACAAGGCCAATTGTTTACTTAGACGAAACATGGGTAAACCAAAATCATACGCGAGGACACATATGGCAAAACTCCGACAACACCGAAGgattaaaagtacctattggTAAGGGCGGTCGGCTTATTGTGTGTCATGCTGGGTCACCTTCATTTGGTTTtgtcaaaaattcaaaactggTTTTTCGTTGCAAGTCGGGATCGCAGGCTGACTATCATTCTCAAATGAACGCCACCGTTTTTCAAAAATGGTTTATAGATATGTTGGGCAATTTAGAAGAACCTTGTATAATTGTAATGGACAATGCCACATACCATTCTACCTTAACAGAAGAATATCCTAAGGCAAATACTCGAAAGGCAGATGTACAAAAATGGTTACAAGACAAATCTGTAGACTTTTCTCCAGTAGAGACATTAAGCGAACTACGGGAAAAAGTCAAATTGACGAtgccaaaagaaaaaaaatataaattggacgAAATTGCACTACAAATGGGCCATGAAGTGGTAAGACTTCCTCCTTACCACTGCCAATATAACCCAATCGAATTAATCTGGGCGCAAGTTAAGGGTAAAGTCGCGGAAAAAAATAACACCTTCAAAATGGCAGATATAGAAGTGTTAGTAAATAGTGCTTTAGATGCAGTCACAACAGAAGATTGGGCAAAATGTGGCGATCACTGCGATAAAATTCAAGAAGACGATTTGGTAAAAGAAGGATTAAGAGATGAAATTTTGGAGCCtattataatgacaattaaTCCCGACGACAGTTCTACTGACGAAGACGATGATGAAGAcgatatgattaattaaaaaaaatgtattatatgtattacttgtgttatttgtattttattatgtttttttttattataatttattaaaaacatctaCATTACGTCGTTTGAAATTACTTTATAGGCGGGAAAACAGTAGGAATAGGCGGAGTAACCCTGACGAAAAACAGCCGCTTGGCGCGCGACGATCGCGGCTCACTTTTCGCCTCGCGTACTATAATAAAGGATAAGCGGCATCGTCAAAAgcaagttatttataaataattaaataaactactttATTTCTATACGTAATAGACCGGTTGTGCGCGGTGTCACAACGCACGCACAGATAAAGATATTTACGCACGCGCATGCACATGTCAACAAATGACCGATCACTATTTTATCGAAGCACTATTTAGAtgtaaaaaaatgcttttacaGGAAAAACTCTAACGCCCTGTAGAATAGTCggattttgttaatttttttttcatttaaaatatgagaACATTTTATAGTTCGGATCAAAGcccaaattttcattttactttGAATAGTgctaaaaaaagattttttaaaaacaacgaatattttgcattatttaaatgtatattagagcttctataattataatttcgaaAAACGGGCTTTGATCCGACTTGGAAAATattctcatattttaaataaaaaaaaaattaataaaatccgACTTTTCTACGGGGCGCTAGAGTTTTTCCTGTAAGACGTCTTTTTGTACTAAAAACGTACCGGCTCCGACCGCCTTAACCGATAtcgaattttatatttcgtgtattattattctgcACGCCGTATTAAAGATCTcacgttattataaaattattataatttgtttaataaaagtacgatttgaataattatttatttaatcttgaagagaatttgatgatttagttaattttatttacgctGAAccacatatgaaaaaaaaattatgaaatttaaatcgatatatcaaaaaaacaccttaggtacctacaatcTGCACGGttacatatgaataaataatagccTGTTGAATAAAGTgacaaatgtaattaatgtacttACGATATAACtcgataacttataatagtctaaataataagtgatttaaatccctaatatattaattatttacataaatcagtcaaatactgtaattatttttaattagtaggaAGGTCTAttacagattatttatttattaaatttaataataacaaataaacaaatttaatccaattcaaaatatgacaaaactaGTTGGcaccaatatacatttttttttaaatattagaaacggttttatttatttttcatttattactttcattttttaattttcgctttttttgtttttatattttccaaaatatgttgaggatctaaaattttgaaaattaccaaaaaatgtgtatttagatATTACCTATCTCCTCCCAAAAACTCCATACCAATCTGAAGTCATTGGACTTATAAAAAGAAACACAATGTCATATTGTAATTCACATTGACTTATTTTATTggcttttggtaatttttttttagagtaataataggtatcacatatgaaaatttagttaggtacaaactataaattcttcgaaaaccaaatacaatatacaaattaaacttcatagaaaatataaacaagttaaTTTGGCATATTTAACTGTgcaatcaatataaattgattaaattaaaattgaattactttttacaaaatattaataatcatacaatttattataaaaaaatacttagacacaatttttttttttaatatgtatttgaagttAAGCTCTACACAGGGCCGTTTTCAGCCTTTTTGAGGCCCTGgtcagtaaatttatttaatttaatttattcgcaaagtaaaaatgcttaaacaatttaaaacaatgctctttataagttatttatttctcagttacgaaatatcgaaaaatgtattttcagaattttttcaCTAGGGTTTTAAgttagtattttgataaaattcattaaaatctcaaaaatatataaactatataataagaaatttataaaaatttcttcacaaacaattttgatattttgtaatactcattttttaaaataaataatactcgtaaataaataaaataacagtaggtacctatatatgtatatttgaaattttcaccaaatgtttatattattatatttattataaaatacaattttcaaaattctttaaCTCTTTTTGAACTACTTATATAGGCGTGACAAATAttcatctatttaattttttttcttccataaatggttcaacatttttaaacatttaatacaagatcctaaataacttaattttttatgtgtataaaaatataaaatacataagcgcaattttttataaatgcatttgaagtttaagCTTCATTTTAGTCCCTTTAATTGTGTTTAACAAAGGTTCTACAACAGGTTTCATTATACCACAGAAAATtctttaatctattctgtgattaTACCTTGGAATTGTGCCTTGaggattgaattaaaataaaaacgaattaaattatataatccttatttaattaataattattaaaaaaaatattcgtgttttataaaaatattgttttggataCGAATTGCTAAAATGTCCTCATTCAAGaactcttgattttttttttttgatatcggtttttgtttttaatatattcattttacgtacggagatgatttgtcagtctataggataattagtatagcatatattatatgataacttatatttaaataattgtgatgtacaatattttacttgatttcgtaaacaaattaatttcatatcctcataaaaatttttctatattgacgctggaattttttttatagttatttgaagaaaaagttatggataatcttttgttgtgtttttttaaccttagatataaattattacgaaaattttatgaattttcaacttcaaaatgccttgcaaattttcgcaattttgatatattttgtaaacatttgaacttttaatgcttataagcaaaaaatgtgactaacgatttttgatttttttttttactaccataagaacaacttataataaaccttatattaaattttaaagattttttgaaagccgaatttgttttatcgatatttcaagaaaaaaattcccgtttttccgttactttttcaaggtgtttcctgacgcttttgaaaactactgcacaccatattttacttttgaccacaaagtaccaactacattcaatttccttttcaaagagggactgaagtcaaaaatcaaagcactattactactctaaaacgtgatgacagacacaaaaataaaaataataaaaacattcatatacgtacataaacataataaaataaaaatttaatgagaaaataagtgtgacaaaattaaattagtatacctaaCAGTGATTCATGTTTACTTGCTTACACGTACATACCTACTTAGatttataactgtaaataaataaaacgacaaACATAATCGTAAtacgacattttattttgaattttttgcatatttttcaataattttatcgtttagtgtatataataggtaatctaTTTTTCagcaattacaataaatttttgttaCCAAATTTCGatagataatgaaaaaataaatatttttttttaaataggatttgatatattttaaatacacaccaATTTCGTCTATTGGTATCTAATATTTGagataaatttatgaatacatatagtacattcatttatattattttatacattttttattcaactataatatgtttagttttttttttaaatctacgaggtaaaaagtataaaattgtcaaatatttatattattatattgcatttaaaataaacataaattgaaagtaaaatcgtattatttaaaaggaattttttttttttttcgattcgagatctttatttattaaagacaTATTATCTACATGTTTTGACGATTTTAAGTGTGTATTAGTGCAtgcttttttaactaatttttaatacatgaatttccgggtcatatatttataaataaaatgtattttcttaggTTTAGTATCAGAAAATACCaaggtattcaatttaaatatttgatagacaaaaacatttttggaaaaatggtggaagacaaattttttaaattatggggTTGGTTTACGGCGTGTTGGGGATAACGATGGGGATATTCTTCGTTgcaatagttatattaactatacttgTGGACACATTTTTGTATCAAACTTTTTGGCAAGACTTTTTTCTAGCATTACCtacccatataatttaatacttcggTCTCATAAACACAGCTATAGGTACTCGTACATTAAATCAAGAGTTTGATGCGttggaaataataaactttcagtgtcataaaaaaaaaacaataattatccgaATTTGTAGCATGAAAtggtttaaaaccatcaaaattaataatgtatgtatttatttatatgaatgaatgtagtgattaatatattgatttgtttaatttgtatgtacatttattatatttatatttataactataaattaaattataattatattttattcataacgttatattaatcgatggcaataatttataaattattagtattattaaattgttactgatagttttttaaataataactatatgttgTAAAATAGCTTTTATAGTTTAGTTTAAGTATTTCCATACATATTTAGGGAACAGAAACTTCAATcaataatacgataaataaGTTTATGAACGCGCAAGCGAGCGCGTGcttatcaaattcaaatttcaaattaccccagtaatataaatacaaaatagcatTGACGCAAAACGTTCTAGACGGCGgtccgtgaaataataatgtgccgcTCCTGAGACTATTGCGCGTAGCCCCTCTTTGGTAAAAGTGGGCGTGGTTACGGGTGACCGCCGCCGCGGCGATATGAAATTCAACGCCATCTcttgagcgttgtatacgtttcacttttaccagaacggcctcttaaagaataattaaatgcacaccatatattgtacatacaattattaatttttaatgatcataaattatgatatgttTTACTACTAGCAATCATCACttaaatgtcataatatttatataattaataagttgtgTTATGAATCGTAACACTAGctgttatagttaaattaatattatttattaataatattaaaaatattaatatatatttgtctgaaactaattttagtattattattatattagtaaaatttatatttatatttttttatgtgcctatataatataatagcataaaaatatgtaattgtttattgtttaatctttatataataaataataatgctataaagttatctatatatatatatatattaaatttaacaaaaaaaggacaattattataactgtatatatttatgagttgtgaatataaaaattaccattaaGCATAGATAATACATCTTCATTTACATCAATACTTTTATTTAGAGAATT encodes the following:
- the LOC132926020 gene encoding uncharacterized protein LOC132926020, whose product is MAYQDTHSQTKKVIFHVYNYFKTLAGDKGKPEISNFFRQTREMTAEACGVSLACVKRVCAEGKKLSVGENQLAAEPSSFKSPRKTYKRAKPMTNLDDFDNEVVRRTVHSFYDNGQYPTSAKILGALHEKINYSGSQWSVRHILRSLNFKYKKCNDGRKFLMERNDIVCSRVKFLRKMNEFRRNNDTRPIVYLDETWVNQNHTRGHIWQNSDNTEGLKVPIGKGGRLIVCHAGSPSFGFVKNSKLVFRCKSGSQADYHSQMNATVFQKWFIDMLGNLEEPCIIVMDNATYHSTLTEEYPKANTRKADVQKWLQDKSVDFSPVETLSELREKVKLTMPKEKKYKLDEIALQMGHEVVRLPPYHCQYNPIELIWAQVKGKVAEKNNTFKMADIEVLVNSALDAVTTEDWAKCGDHCDKIQEDDLVKEGLRDEILEPIIMTINPDDSSTDEDDDEDDMIN